One window of the Salvelinus fontinalis isolate EN_2023a chromosome 2, ASM2944872v1, whole genome shotgun sequence genome contains the following:
- the LOC129811063 gene encoding NADH dehydrogenase [ubiquinone] 1 alpha subcomplex subunit 8-like — MPGSVEVPTFNDLNVEEISVSSAVLKGAAHHYGSQCDKANKEFMLCRWEEKDPRKCLNEGRKVNECALNFFRQIKGSCAESFTEYWTCLDYSNLAELRQCRKQQQAFDSCVQDKLGWERPNLGELSKVTKVDTSRPLPENAYHSRPRPEPNPVIEGQLQPAKHGSRLFFWSW; from the exons ATGCCGGGTTCGGTGGAGGTTCCCACTTTCAATGACTTGAATGTTGAGGAG ATCAGTGTGTCATCTGCGGTGCTGAAGGGAGCTGCCCACCACTACGGCTCACAGTGTGACAAGGCCAACAAGGAGTTCATGCTCTGTCGCTGGGAGGAGAAGGACCCTAGGAAGTGTCTGAACGAAGGGAGGAAAGTCAACGAGTGTGCACTTAACTTCTTCAG GCAGATAAAGGGGAGCTGTGCTGAGTCCTTCACAGAGTACTGGACCTGCCTGGACTACTCCAACCTGGCGGAGCTGCGGCAGTGCCGCAAGCAACAGCAGGCCTTTGACAGTTGTGTGCAGGACAAGCTGGGCTGGGAGAGACCCAACCTGGGAGAATTGTCCAAG GTGACAAAGGTGGACACCTCTCGTCCCCTTCCTGAGAATGCTTACCACTCGCGACCCCGGCCAGAGCCCAACCCTGTGATCGAGGGCCAGCTGCAGCCAGCCAAGCACGGCAGCAGACTCTTCTTCTGGAGCTGGTAA